A region from the Myxococcus virescens genome encodes:
- a CDS encoding deoxyhypusine synthase family protein: MTISVRCVLRHHFRHFNARTLVDAADAWAAHADDGGKMMVTLAGAMSTAELGISLAEMIRRDKVHAITTTGANLEEDVFNLVAQEHYVRVPDPRSLTAEQEAELRDKGLNRVADTCIPEEEAMRKVERPLLELWQRAERDGRRHFPHEYLYELLLSGALAGSYQVDPRHSWLLAAAEKRLPIFVPGWEDSTLGNVFVASVMRKELETWSPIRGGAEYMAALADWYRETSSSAKVGFFQIGGGIAGDFPICVVPMLRLDLEEEVPYWSYFCQISDSTPSFGSYSGAPPNEKITWHKVDVDTPRFVIESDATIVAPLVFSYVLDCWGVSQKKN, translated from the coding sequence ATGACCATTTCCGTTCGATGCGTGCTGCGGCACCACTTCCGGCACTTCAACGCCCGGACCCTCGTGGATGCAGCGGACGCCTGGGCGGCGCACGCCGATGACGGTGGCAAGATGATGGTGACGCTCGCCGGTGCCATGAGCACGGCGGAGCTGGGGATCTCGCTCGCCGAGATGATCCGCCGCGACAAGGTCCACGCGATCACGACCACGGGCGCGAATCTGGAGGAGGACGTCTTCAACCTGGTGGCCCAGGAGCACTACGTGCGGGTGCCCGATCCCCGCAGCCTCACGGCGGAGCAGGAGGCCGAGTTGCGCGACAAGGGGCTCAATCGCGTGGCAGATACCTGCATCCCGGAAGAGGAGGCGATGCGCAAGGTCGAACGCCCCCTCCTCGAGCTCTGGCAGAGGGCGGAGCGGGACGGGCGCCGCCACTTTCCCCACGAGTACCTCTACGAGCTGCTCCTCTCCGGCGCGCTGGCCGGCTCATACCAGGTGGATCCCCGTCATTCGTGGCTCCTGGCGGCTGCGGAGAAGCGCCTTCCGATCTTCGTACCGGGATGGGAGGACTCCACGCTGGGCAACGTGTTCGTCGCCAGCGTGATGCGCAAGGAGCTGGAAACCTGGAGTCCCATCCGCGGCGGCGCCGAGTACATGGCGGCCCTCGCTGACTGGTACCGGGAGACCTCCTCGTCCGCGAAGGTCGGCTTCTTCCAGATCGGCGGGGGGATCGCTGGCGACTTCCCGATTTGCGTGGTGCCGATGTTGCGCCTCGATTTGGAGGAGGAGGTCCCCTACTGGTCCTACTTCTGCCAGATTTCCGACAGCACGCCCTCGTTCGGCTCCTACAGCGGCGCACCGCCCAACGAGAAGATCACCTGGCACAAGGTCGACGTCGACACGCCCCGCTTCGTGATCGAGTCCGATGCGACGATCGTGGCGCCGCTGGTCTTCTCGTACGTCCTCGACTGCTGGGGCGTGAGCCAGAAGAAGAACTGA